One genomic window of Candidatus Kuenenia stuttgartiensis includes the following:
- a CDS encoding DNA-methyltransferase, producing MIEKYLNKVTQGDCLDLLKEIPDNYIDIAFADPPFNLKKKYNGYKDSLEFQDYLNWCEKWISEMVRVTKPTGSIFVHNIPKWLTYYAAFLNKLTDFKHWISWDASSGPMGKTLQPSHYGILYYAKDAKQNKFYEIRYPHKRCRKCKYLLKDYGGKKAGLHPFGPLISDVWTDIHRIKHNKYRDEHPCQLPIHLLERIILMSTDEGDIVLDPFVGTGTTVVAAKRIGRSYIGFDIDEKYIKNAQFKLLRENPNSKIGNIWVSWFLDGLTTIRDKDWEELSQNYFIPEPRNEIDSTVIKFIRTKEISSKSKNKLNKRYKIMTKREKLFLR from the coding sequence AATTCCAGACAACTATATTGACATTGCTTTTGCTGATCCACCATTTAACCTAAAAAAGAAATATAATGGTTACAAAGATAGCCTTGAATTTCAAGATTATCTGAACTGGTGTGAAAAATGGATTAGTGAAATGGTACGGGTTACAAAACCTACTGGCTCAATTTTTGTGCATAATATCCCAAAATGGCTAACATATTACGCGGCTTTTCTTAATAAATTAACAGACTTCAAACATTGGATTTCGTGGGATGCTTCATCAGGTCCTATGGGAAAAACACTTCAACCATCTCACTATGGGATTCTGTATTATGCAAAGGATGCAAAGCAAAACAAGTTTTACGAAATCCGCTATCCGCATAAACGTTGCAGAAAATGTAAATATTTGCTAAAGGATTACGGTGGGAAAAAAGCCGGACTTCATCCTTTTGGGCCACTTATTTCTGATGTTTGGACAGATATTCATAGAATAAAGCACAATAAATATAGAGACGAACATCCATGCCAACTTCCAATTCATTTATTAGAACGGATTATTTTGATGTCAACTGACGAGGGCGATATTGTTCTCGACCCTTTCGTTGGAACCGGGACAACAGTAGTAGCTGCAAAGCGCATAGGAAGGAGTTATATTGGTTTTGATATAGATGAAAAATATATTAAAAATGCGCAGTTTAAATTATTAAGAGAAAATCCAAACTCAAAAATTGGAAATATCTGGGTAAGCTGGTTTTTAGATGGCTTAACAACAATCAGGGACAAAGATTGGGAAGAACTCTCTCAAAATTACTTTATACCGGAACCCCGTAATGAGATTGATAGTACAGTAATTAAATTTATAAGAACAAAGGAAATTAGTTCAAAAAGTAAAAATAAGTTGAATAAGAGATATAAAATTATGACAAAAAGAGAAAAGCTGTTTTTACGATAG
- a CDS encoding glycosyltransferase family 9 protein, giving the protein MMSKDFDCRFFASEKPCRFKLDCPIDSSCAKYASMGKRILIIKLAAIGDVLRTTPILPVLKEKYPSSHITWITDGSSLPVLEDNPFIDRLLFVTLENTLRLQVEIFDLLICLDKDATATSLAAMVKADVKLGFALSGTGHIYSLNKEANHLLRLGVSDELKFRQNTKTYQQLIFEALGFIENYGEYIITLPDKYNMYARNYLSNFNIDPGKLLIGLNTGAGKRFATKRWEIQSFVELADKLQNDLDAQILLLGGPEEVERNQEIASGTTSNVIDSGCHHNLKEFMGLINQCHLIVTGDTLALHLSIALRKCTVTFFGSTCYQEIDLYGRGKSLVAHVECSPCYKGNCDNMICMKKISANDVFHACREVLANHAIAV; this is encoded by the coding sequence ATGATGTCAAAAGATTTTGATTGCCGTTTTTTTGCCTCCGAGAAACCATGCAGGTTTAAACTTGATTGTCCCATTGATTCAAGCTGTGCAAAATACGCCTCAATGGGGAAAAGGATTTTGATTATAAAATTAGCGGCCATCGGTGATGTATTAAGAACTACGCCGATTCTTCCTGTTTTGAAAGAAAAATATCCATCATCTCATATTACATGGATAACAGATGGTTCCTCACTGCCTGTGCTGGAAGATAATCCCTTTATCGATCGTTTATTATTCGTTACTCTTGAAAATACCCTGCGTCTACAAGTTGAAATATTTGATTTACTGATATGTCTTGACAAAGATGCGACTGCCACCAGCCTTGCTGCAATGGTCAAGGCCGACGTCAAACTTGGTTTCGCCCTCTCCGGTACAGGACACATTTATTCCTTGAACAAGGAAGCAAATCATTTGCTGCGATTGGGTGTTTCTGACGAACTAAAGTTCCGGCAAAACACAAAGACCTACCAGCAACTTATATTTGAAGCACTCGGGTTTATTGAAAACTACGGAGAGTATATTATCACTCTCCCCGATAAATATAATATGTACGCCAGAAATTATTTAAGCAATTTTAATATTGATCCTGGGAAATTACTTATCGGCCTGAACACCGGAGCTGGAAAAAGATTCGCCACAAAACGATGGGAAATCCAAAGTTTTGTTGAACTCGCAGACAAATTGCAAAATGACCTAGATGCTCAAATATTACTTTTAGGCGGGCCTGAAGAAGTGGAAAGAAATCAGGAAATCGCCTCCGGAACCACATCGAACGTTATTGACAGCGGTTGCCATCACAACCTGAAAGAATTTATGGGATTGATCAATCAATGTCATCTCATCGTTACCGGAGATACCCTTGCCCTGCACTTATCTATTGCATTAAGAAAATGCACTGTCACATTCTTTGGCTCTACCTGTTATCAGGAAATCGACCTTTATGGCAGAGGGAAATCGCTGGTCGCCCATGTTGAGTGCTCTCCTTGTTACAAAGGAAACTGCGATAACATGATATGCATGAAAAAGATAAGCGCTAACGATGTGTTTCATGCATGCCGTGAGGTTTTGGCGAATCATGCCATAGCCGTGTAG
- a CDS encoding IS701 family transposase has translation MLCDKYLLLILLVTSGINCTCKFFTQSITGAKDLSIFRTNIPLLNKFLEHFASCFTKKQFAMFLLVVYAMFKDYKRNSLEAMAQAVHTDYQKFQYFFSESKWDLPALKQKRMDIIQKQRTTALTKDSILTIDDTGCPKPYAKNTEAAKWQYCGPLKRPETCNVVVGAAFVSKTKHFPLDVIPYLPADEFGEGKNDPKFKDKIQIAMDMFDAASNVFDFSAIAFDTWYASQRFLEHIHAKKKHFFSEIKSNRNISMYHPEKQKYCIIKPDELVTLIKKHYADKTKYVTLKSADGSEVSYKTYTFDAKLNGCNVPLKFVVILGKWNKEDDKKYHVLITNQLDASVKTVITNYLLRWGIEHCFKELKDTFYFDHYQVRHIDKIERYWNICLISWTFVYWIKQNAYLDKIIETKPSTFNEFKKAINSLLEFSSTNALSKNEKLSQEYFKIKSARFKKKIAA, from the coding sequence ATGCTTTGCGACAAATATTTACTCTTGATTTTGCTCGTTACTTCCGGTATTAATTGCACTTGTAAATTTTTTACACAATCAATTACCGGAGCAAAGGATTTGAGTATTTTCAGAACAAACATACCGTTATTAAATAAATTTCTTGAACATTTTGCATCGTGTTTTACTAAAAAACAATTTGCAATGTTTCTACTTGTTGTCTACGCAATGTTTAAAGACTATAAAAGAAATTCACTGGAGGCCATGGCGCAAGCCGTTCATACGGATTACCAGAAATTTCAATACTTCTTTTCTGAATCCAAATGGGATTTACCCGCATTAAAGCAGAAAAGAATGGACATTATCCAAAAACAAAGAACCACGGCATTGACAAAAGACAGCATCCTTACCATAGATGATACCGGATGTCCAAAGCCCTATGCTAAAAATACAGAGGCAGCCAAATGGCAATATTGCGGTCCGCTTAAAAGGCCGGAAACCTGCAATGTTGTTGTTGGCGCGGCATTTGTCTCAAAAACAAAACATTTTCCCCTGGATGTTATTCCCTACCTTCCTGCCGATGAGTTCGGGGAAGGGAAAAATGATCCCAAATTTAAAGACAAAATACAAATAGCAATGGATATGTTTGATGCTGCTTCTAACGTCTTTGATTTTTCAGCTATTGCCTTCGACACATGGTATGCCTCTCAACGGTTTCTCGAACATATTCACGCAAAAAAGAAACACTTTTTTTCAGAAATAAAATCAAACAGAAATATCTCCATGTACCATCCGGAAAAACAAAAATATTGCATAATCAAACCAGATGAGCTCGTGACCCTCATCAAAAAGCATTATGCCGACAAAACCAAGTATGTTACTTTAAAATCCGCGGATGGAAGTGAAGTTTCCTATAAAACCTACACGTTTGACGCCAAACTGAATGGTTGCAATGTCCCGTTGAAGTTTGTGGTAATTTTGGGAAAATGGAACAAGGAAGATGATAAAAAATATCATGTCCTTATCACCAATCAACTCGACGCCTCTGTAAAAACGGTTATCACAAACTATCTGTTGCGTTGGGGTATTGAACACTGTTTCAAGGAATTGAAGGATACTTTTTATTTCGATCATTATCAGGTAAGGCACATTGACAAGATTGAGCGATATTGGAATATTTGTCTGATCTCATGGACATTCGTTTACTGGATAAAACAAAACGCTTATCTGGATAAAATCATAGAAACAAAACCTTCTACCTTTAATGAATTCAAAAAAGCAATCAATTCCCTGCTTGAATTCTCATCAACAAACGCTTTATCAAAGAACGAAAAACTCTCACAAGAATATTTTAAAATTAAATCCGCTCGATTTAAGAAAAAAATCGCCGCTTAA
- a CDS encoding GGDEF domain-containing protein, translated as MEKPKPVEDILLEANAALSVINLTYDQMNREHVATKIQLQKLARELETKNKSLQNLANIDGLTEVYNHRFLQAFIEKEINRSKRKQTNFRLVLIDVDNFKSFNGLYGHQTGDFILKELCKLLTLCLREYDILARYGGEEFAIVLADTKVDAAVIVAERMREKVAKHTFIINNMKYNVTASFGIAEIAPHVDTLKRSDLTDNADKTLLESKKKGKNRVTVWRQKKKWFR; from the coding sequence ATGGAAAAACCTAAACCGGTAGAAGATATATTACTGGAAGCAAACGCGGCCCTTAGTGTTATAAACCTGACATATGACCAGATGAACAGGGAGCATGTTGCTACAAAAATACAACTGCAGAAATTAGCCAGAGAATTAGAAACAAAAAACAAAAGTCTCCAAAATCTTGCGAATATCGATGGATTGACGGAGGTGTATAACCATCGTTTTCTGCAAGCATTTATTGAAAAAGAAATCAACAGATCGAAACGAAAACAGACTAATTTCCGCCTGGTATTGATAGACGTGGATAATTTTAAAAGTTTTAATGGCTTATATGGACATCAAACAGGCGACTTCATTTTAAAGGAACTGTGCAAACTGCTGACGTTATGTTTGCGGGAATATGATATCCTTGCCCGCTATGGAGGCGAAGAGTTTGCCATAGTTTTAGCTGATACAAAAGTGGACGCAGCCGTTATTGTTGCCGAAAGGATGCGTGAAAAAGTAGCGAAACATACATTCATAATAAATAACATGAAATATAATGTTACGGCAAGTTTTGGCATCGCTGAAATTGCGCCACACGTTGATACATTAAAACGAAGCGATCTCACAGACAACGCAGACAAGACATTGTTAGAATCAAAGAAAAAAGGGAAAAACAGGGTTACCGTCTGGAGACAAAAGAAAAAGTGGTTCAGATAA
- a CDS encoding FAD-dependent oxidoreductase: MGPKRMVIIGAVASGTKTAAKARREDPDAEITLITEEADISYAACGTPYFISDIIKDSSSLIIRTPDYFLKMLNINVLTEHRVEAINPGGKDIAVRNLKTNSSAFLPYDFLVLATGAKPYVPECEGVESGNIFTLHNIKSAMRIKSVLQQKKIGHAIIVGGGFIALEIAESLMEYGIKAHIIIRREHILSHIDKNIALLVQNHVRAKGVHIHEDDEVIKYEADSEGNVSKVITKKQTLPAEIVVLATGIKPNVSLAKNAGIAIGQTGAIQVNERLETNIPDIYAVGDCVETTHMVTGKPVWIPLATTANKQGRIGGINICGGNDTFPGVMGTFIVKVFDWTVAKTGLSEKEAIRNGFDVVSVIVPSHDKPHYYPGSKLIIVKLIAEKGSGILLGAEIAGEGVVDKRIDVVSAALMGRVTAGQLSKYDLSYAPPYSSPMDPLITAANVLRNKLEGKIQSISPLITKQKLERKDDFVLLDVRTKHEHDKGHIEGSLHIPLNELKSRSGALDKTREIITYCGVGLRASQAHLLLKTEGFENVKFMEGSLLAWPYAIEK, from the coding sequence ATGGGACCAAAACGCATGGTTATTATTGGCGCAGTAGCATCCGGGACAAAGACTGCCGCAAAGGCACGGAGAGAAGATCCGGATGCGGAGATAACGCTTATTACCGAAGAAGCGGATATTTCTTACGCTGCATGCGGCACGCCGTATTTTATCTCAGATATAATAAAGGATAGTTCCTCTCTCATAATAAGAACGCCTGATTATTTTCTCAAAATGTTGAATATAAATGTTTTGACGGAACACAGGGTTGAGGCAATTAATCCGGGCGGCAAGGATATTGCCGTCAGGAATCTCAAAACAAACAGTTCTGCTTTCCTCCCATATGATTTTCTTGTTTTGGCTACAGGCGCAAAGCCTTATGTTCCTGAGTGTGAAGGGGTAGAATCCGGGAATATATTTACCTTGCACAATATTAAGAGCGCAATGCGTATTAAATCGGTGTTGCAACAAAAAAAAATAGGGCACGCCATAATAGTAGGCGGTGGATTTATTGCATTGGAAATAGCTGAGAGCCTGATGGAATATGGAATAAAGGCCCATATTATTATTCGCCGCGAGCATATACTTTCTCACATTGACAAAAACATAGCGCTCCTTGTCCAAAACCATGTCAGGGCAAAGGGCGTGCATATACATGAAGATGATGAGGTGATAAAATATGAAGCCGATTCAGAAGGCAACGTTTCAAAGGTAATTACAAAAAAACAAACGCTTCCGGCAGAAATTGTGGTGCTTGCGACGGGAATTAAACCGAACGTAAGCCTTGCAAAAAATGCAGGAATAGCCATTGGACAAACGGGTGCAATACAGGTAAACGAAAGGCTTGAAACAAATATTCCCGATATTTATGCCGTTGGTGATTGTGTTGAAACGACACATATGGTAACAGGAAAACCCGTGTGGATACCTCTGGCGACAACAGCAAACAAGCAGGGGCGCATTGGCGGAATAAATATTTGCGGAGGAAACGATACCTTTCCCGGAGTGATGGGAACGTTTATTGTAAAAGTATTTGATTGGACAGTTGCTAAAACCGGCTTATCGGAGAAAGAGGCAATCAGGAATGGATTTGACGTCGTGTCTGTTATCGTTCCGTCCCATGACAAGCCCCATTATTATCCCGGTTCAAAGCTGATTATTGTTAAATTAATAGCAGAAAAGGGGAGCGGCATTTTGCTTGGAGCTGAAATTGCCGGGGAAGGTGTGGTTGACAAAAGGATTGATGTTGTTTCCGCCGCTTTGATGGGAAGGGTTACCGCCGGACAACTTTCAAAATATGACCTGTCGTATGCCCCGCCATATTCATCTCCTATGGACCCGCTTATAACGGCCGCAAACGTTTTGCGAAACAAGCTAGAGGGGAAAATCCAGAGCATATCGCCGCTTATTACTAAACAAAAGCTAGAGCGTAAGGATGATTTTGTTTTATTAGACGTCCGTACAAAGCATGAGCACGATAAAGGCCATATTGAAGGCAGCCTTCACATTCCATTAAACGAACTGAAATCAAGAAGCGGCGCATTGGATAAAACAAGAGAAATCATTACTTATTGCGGCGTTGGTTTAAGGGCGTCACAGGCTCATTTACTTTTAAAAACCGAAGGGTTTGAAAATGTAAAATTTATGGAAGGTAGCTTGTTGGCATGGCCTTATGCAATTGAAAAATAG
- a CDS encoding DUF4405 domain-containing protein — protein sequence MKRSIQNIVIDAIAFVGFILLTTTGMLMHYILPAGSRRFKTICGMDRHEWGNIHFWISVFFLCCLAVHLFLHWRWVANIFIGKSHERSGLRVALVIIGFIGVLVFAISPLLSPVNETNVERQGCDLCLSQDHKKIQVRGAMTFTEVAEESEVSVEYIIEKLGLPEDVDKKEHLGKLRKEYGFEIEDVRRIICEYKTKHP from the coding sequence ATGAAACGTTCGATACAGAATATTGTTATTGATGCGATTGCCTTTGTTGGTTTTATCCTCTTAACCACCACCGGTATGTTGATGCACTATATCCTTCCTGCCGGGAGCAGGCGTTTTAAGACTATTTGTGGAATGGACAGGCACGAATGGGGTAACATCCATTTTTGGATTTCAGTCTTCTTCTTATGCTGTTTAGCGGTACATTTGTTTCTTCATTGGCGTTGGGTAGCGAATATTTTTATTGGCAAGTCACATGAAAGGTCAGGGTTACGTGTTGCATTGGTGATTATTGGATTCATAGGTGTGCTGGTATTTGCAATATCTCCTCTGTTAAGTCCGGTAAATGAAACAAATGTAGAAAGACAGGGGTGTGATTTATGTTTATCGCAGGATCATAAGAAGATTCAAGTACGGGGTGCAATGACATTTACCGAGGTCGCAGAAGAGTCGGAGGTTTCTGTTGAATATATTATTGAAAAACTTGGCCTGCCGGAAGATGTGGACAAAAAGGAACACTTAGGCAAATTGAGAAAAGAGTATGGATTTGAAATTGAGGATGTACGGCGCATTATTTGTGAATATAAAACGAAGCACCCATGA
- the arsB gene encoding ACR3 family arsenite efflux transporter, whose translation MPEKKLSVFEKYLTLWVLLCIGAGIVLGKTAPGVAFRLDSLAVYEVSIPIAVCLFFMMYPIMVKIDFAEVIKAGKTPRPVILTMVINWCIKPFTMYLIATFFLGYIFKDYLPGTEIIKDGSTVDIYRSYISGAILLGIAPCTAMVLMWGYLARGNDGLTLVMVAINSLTMLVFYAPLGGFLLKVNKMPIPWETIVLSVLIYVALPLVSGYFSRKWIIKTKGLVWFQQKFLHFLTPVSITALLATLVLLFSFKGDVIITQKQAILFIAIPLFIQTCFIFAIGYALARFFRLAYRDAAPAAMIGASNHFEVAIATSTMLFGLSSGASLATVVGVLIEVPVMLMLVKICLKTQNWFK comes from the coding sequence ATTCCCGAAAAAAAATTATCTGTTTTTGAGAAATATTTAACACTCTGGGTGTTGCTGTGTATCGGTGCAGGCATTGTTTTGGGGAAGACGGCGCCGGGGGTTGCCTTCAGGTTAGATTCCCTTGCGGTATATGAAGTTTCTATTCCTATTGCCGTTTGCCTTTTTTTTATGATGTATCCTATTATGGTGAAGATAGACTTTGCGGAGGTTATAAAAGCAGGGAAGACCCCCAGACCGGTTATTCTGACCATGGTTATAAATTGGTGCATTAAACCGTTTACGATGTATCTCATCGCAACATTCTTTTTAGGATATATATTTAAAGATTATTTACCCGGCACAGAAATTATTAAAGACGGAAGCACGGTAGATATTTATCGTTCATATATATCCGGAGCTATCCTTTTAGGAATAGCCCCCTGTACGGCAATGGTTTTAATGTGGGGATATCTGGCAAGGGGCAATGACGGGCTAACCCTTGTTATGGTGGCAATAAATTCTTTGACCATGTTGGTTTTTTATGCCCCGCTGGGTGGTTTCTTATTAAAAGTGAACAAGATGCCTATCCCCTGGGAAACAATAGTGCTATCGGTTTTAATTTACGTTGCCCTTCCTCTGGTGTCGGGGTATTTTTCCAGAAAATGGATCATCAAAACGAAAGGGTTGGTGTGGTTTCAGCAAAAATTCTTACACTTCTTAACGCCCGTATCTATAACAGCGCTTCTGGCTACATTGGTTCTTTTATTTTCATTCAAGGGCGATGTGATTATTACTCAGAAACAAGCGATTCTTTTTATAGCAATCCCCCTTTTTATTCAAACCTGTTTTATCTTTGCAATAGGTTATGCGTTAGCAAGATTTTTCCGGTTAGCCTACAGGGATGCTGCGCCTGCTGCAATGATTGGAGCGAGCAATCATTTTGAAGTGGCGATTGCCACCTCAACAATGCTTTTTGGCCTATCGTCAGGGGCATCTTTGGCCACTGTTGTGGGTGTATTAATTGAGGTGCCTGTGATGCTCATGTTGGTTAAGATATGTCTTAAAACACAAAATTGGTTTAAATAA
- a CDS encoding ArsR/SmtB family transcription factor gives MNTIKTQQFAKLLKALSGEIRLNIISYLASGEKCVCHIYKYFKLPQNLVSHHLGILRGSGLIKDRKEGKWVYYSLNERNIEKVTIFLQEIVQKKGEEKEEDSC, from the coding sequence ATGAACACTATCAAAACCCAACAATTTGCCAAATTACTAAAAGCGTTGAGCGGTGAAATCCGTCTCAATATTATTTCGTATCTTGCATCCGGCGAAAAATGCGTGTGTCATATTTATAAATATTTTAAACTTCCGCAAAATCTTGTTTCTCACCACTTGGGAATTTTACGGGGAAGCGGTCTCATTAAAGACCGTAAGGAAGGTAAATGGGTCTACTACTCACTAAATGAAAGAAATATAGAAAAAGTAACAATTTTTTTACAAGAGATCGTGCAGAAAAAGGGAGAAGAAAAAGAAGAAGATAGCTGTTAA
- a CDS encoding esterase/lipase family protein: MDFLEDSKDFKIEKVFEFCPNEQRAFGVEEMVKPIPLAIRCNPGEEAVLLSYEDGVWSWHFKNNDCVSNRDLVSDDGRHISLFSVPFKVQDRTTRGLWSKVVHVFKFATDWIQEGSSAAINNMLREYEGRKIKEGFKRIEHNLGFIEGLTTADPVSDWGGIKDVMKDKKKALLFIHGTGSSIEGGYADVPQKILAVLKNKYPVILGYDHFTLSKTPEDNAKDMLSTLESTGILDTGIKFDTVTHSRGGLVLRSFVELCNGYLNVDNAVMVACPAGGTSLANPGKWDSLAKKIDLLTNIFFFTGGAPMKIFFNLVGGLIKFAASKLKEPNAIPGVWAMNPNSEFIKKLNKSSSSIGGDVVYNTIGSDFEPSGIFKGGLKDDITDSIADVYFGDPNDLVVDTDKMVVPWPTGIKSGIKFNYEPWQHVYHLNYFRQAETYRRFSDIFKVDLKTVIDECL, encoded by the coding sequence TTGGATTTTCTGGAAGACAGCAAGGATTTTAAAATTGAAAAAGTCTTTGAATTTTGTCCGAATGAGCAGCGTGCTTTTGGTGTTGAAGAAATGGTAAAACCCATTCCGCTTGCTATAAGATGCAATCCTGGTGAAGAGGCAGTTCTTCTGTCTTATGAAGATGGCGTTTGGTCCTGGCACTTTAAAAACAACGATTGTGTGAGTAACAGGGATTTGGTATCCGATGACGGCAGGCATATTAGTCTCTTTAGTGTTCCGTTTAAAGTGCAGGACAGAACCACAAGGGGTTTATGGAGCAAGGTTGTTCACGTCTTTAAATTTGCGACAGATTGGATACAAGAAGGCAGTTCGGCGGCTATCAACAATATGCTGCGTGAATACGAAGGGAGAAAAATTAAGGAAGGTTTTAAACGAATAGAACACAATTTAGGTTTTATTGAAGGCCTTACAACTGCCGATCCGGTTTCGGATTGGGGCGGTATTAAAGACGTAATGAAAGATAAAAAGAAAGCGCTCCTTTTTATACATGGCACGGGGAGTTCAATCGAAGGTGGATATGCAGATGTGCCGCAAAAAATACTGGCGGTTTTAAAAAATAAATATCCCGTTATTTTAGGATATGACCATTTTACCTTGTCTAAAACCCCTGAGGATAATGCAAAAGACATGCTGTCTACATTGGAGAGTACTGGTATTTTAGATACGGGAATAAAATTCGATACTGTAACGCACAGCCGTGGAGGACTTGTATTGCGCTCATTTGTGGAACTGTGCAATGGTTATTTAAATGTAGACAATGCTGTAATGGTCGCATGCCCTGCCGGTGGGACGAGTCTTGCAAATCCTGGAAAATGGGACTCACTGGCCAAAAAGATCGACCTTCTGACAAACATATTCTTTTTCACGGGTGGGGCGCCGATGAAGATATTTTTCAATCTCGTGGGAGGGCTGATAAAGTTTGCCGCGTCTAAATTAAAGGAACCGAATGCAATACCGGGCGTCTGGGCAATGAATCCCAATTCTGAATTTATTAAAAAACTGAACAAAAGCAGTAGCAGTATCGGCGGCGATGTTGTATATAACACCATTGGGTCGGATTTTGAACCGTCGGGCATTTTCAAAGGAGGGCTTAAAGACGATATAACGGATAGCATTGCCGACGTCTATTTCGGCGATCCAAATGACCTGGTCGTTGACACAGACAAGATGGTCGTTCCATGGCCAACCGGTATTAAAAGCGGAATAAAGTTTAACTACGAACCGTGGCAACATGTCTATCATTTAAACTACTTCAGACAGGCAGAAACGTACAGAAGGTTTTCGGATATTTTTAAGGTTGACTTAAAAACGGTAATAGATGAGTGTCTATAG
- a CDS encoding hemerythrin domain-containing protein, with amino-acid sequence MSDQRPTDELREEHAHVLKKLDALERIVTHPDKRPETTAELRTLATFFQTEFWVHFTKEEEALFPEMGKYTLVGKGPLGIMLREHVELRASNELWQAAVAGYLSNTDGSEFIAPMKGNATHFAWMLRDHINKEDNSLFVMAEQWLKPIEKQNVARLFIEIEAKESAAVKQT; translated from the coding sequence ATGTCAGACCAGAGACCCACCGATGAATTACGCGAGGAACATGCGCATGTACTCAAGAAATTAGACGCACTGGAAAGAATCGTTACTCACCCTGACAAACGGCCGGAAACGACTGCAGAACTGAGAACGCTGGCCACCTTTTTCCAGACGGAATTCTGGGTACATTTTACCAAGGAGGAAGAGGCTTTATTCCCGGAAATGGGCAAGTACACCCTCGTAGGTAAGGGACCTCTTGGCATCATGCTGCGCGAGCATGTTGAGCTTCGTGCAAGTAATGAACTTTGGCAGGCGGCGGTTGCCGGTTATCTGTCCAACACTGATGGCTCTGAGTTTATTGCGCCGATGAAAGGGAATGCTACTCACTTTGCCTGGATGCTGCGTGACCACATCAACAAAGAAGACAACTCGCTGTTTGTCATGGCCGAGCAATGGCTAAAACCAATCGAAAAACAGAATGTCGCCCGACTATTCATTGAAATTGAGGCTAAAGAAAGTGCGGCTGTGAAACAGACATAA